Within Leptospira sp. WS39.C2, the genomic segment GAATGAGAAATAGAACAGCATTACTCGAATATAAGGTCCACCCTCTTTGGAAATTTTTAGAGGAAACTTACGGATTTGAAGAAGCCTTTCGTATTTTCAAACCATACGAAGGGGCCAACATTTTACCCAAGTTGGTAGATCAAAATACAATGGTAGTATCGATGCCACTGGTTTTATCCAATACAAATTATGTTGGGACACATTTTGGTGGTTCCTTGTATTCGATGTGTGATCCCTTTTTTATGTTCTTGTTAATGTTAAATTTGGGAAAAGATTATATGGTTTGGGACAAAGGTGCAAAAATAGATTTTGTTAAACCAGGAGAAGGTACGGTCACCGCAACCTTCCACCTACCCAATTCAGAATTTGAAGAAATCAAAACTATTTTACAAAAAGAGAAAAAAACGATCCGTACTTACGAAGTCGAAGTTCTTGGTGAAGATGGGAAAACAGTTGCGAAAATCATAAAAGATTTGTACATCCGTAGGCTCACTTAAAAATACAAATACATAACTTAGTTAGTCATTTCTATGTGCCAATAGGACCAAAGTTTTGGCACATTTTTAACCATTAAAATTGGATCCTTCCGATACTATCAAATTGAGATTTAGGCAAACGAAATTCCAATTTTGATCTAGACTGGATCCGTAGGAAACTTGCTCCATTGGGAGCTTCTCCATTCCAAGTATAACCCGATTTTGTTTCCGTAAATAACTCTTGTTTGATCCGATTTCGATCTACATTCAAAAATATAATTTCGACAAGTGAAGATTTAAAATTTGTTTCTAAAAAAATCCGACCGTTCCGTAACCCATTGGCATCTACCAATTTCCATTCCCAAACTTTACCATGAAATTCATATTCATAGTTAGGTGATTTTGGAGGTAATGTATAGGCAATTTGATATTCTTTGAATTCATTTTTTCGAAACTCAGATCCAATTCCAAGAGATAGGAATTTTTGTGATTGGAACAAACTATAATTAAGTGGGAGACCAATCGAAAGGATGAGTAACAAAGGTGAAAACCAAATCGTTTTTCTATATTTATCAAAACTCGGCGAAAAACCTGTTCCTTTTTCACCAAGTAATACTAAATAAAAACAAATAAATGCCCCATCTGAATTTTGAATTTGGACTCCAAATAAAAATGGAATCAGAAGTAAGATGGCTTGTTTCCAAAGCCCTCTTTCCCAAAGGAAAATCCCAATAAAAAATAGAAATACAAAAGCACCGAGAATCCCTAAATCATACAAAATCCAATGGTAAAATGTGGGAGGGAAATCAATGAATGGAATGTATTTGTTTGTGGCTACATGAGATGGAGACAATAAATACAATGGGAAGGATCCAATTCCATTGCCCATCCATAGATTCTCTTTAATCCCAGAATTGGCAACTCGGATCAGCTCCAATCGTACTAAATCCAAATGTTGGAATGCTATATCAGAATTCTGTGGAAAAGAGTTTAGGAATAACATAAACCTTTTTGCTAAAACAACAAGCCCCCATTCTTTCGAAATCAGACTCAATCCATAAAGCGTCAGACAACCTAACACTGGTAAAAAAAGGTACATACCAATTCTTGTCAAAATTTTGTGTTTAGGTGATACGATCCAAATTTCTGTTAATTGTTGGATCATACCAATAGAAATCATCAAACTCCAAATGATCCAAAATGCTTTCCCTTGTTTTAAACCCAACCATGAAATGAAAACAAATGATAAAATTAGGAGTATCAAACTAAATCGTTCTTTTGACATTCGCCAAATATGCATTAGTTTACTGATCCATAAAAACCCTAATACTGGCAAAAGCCAAGAAGCAGAACCTGAATCTTGGAAAAACCCAGTGGTACGACCCGCTTCCACACTCAACAATGTACCTTTTGCAAAAAAATCCAAACTCCAAATAGATTGGATGAACATTACAAGTAAATTGATTCCAAAACCTAAAAACAGCCCAAACCGAACTTGTTCCGATAAACTATCTTTGGAAGGAGTAGGCATTGACCTTTCTTCCGAAAAAAAATAAAGAATTACAAGCGTTAGCGGAATAAGAATTTTACAAGCGAGGCCCATCGCTTCCCTAGAAGAAAGGTTGGGATAGTATAAAAATTCTTGGATCCCAAGGCTTGTAAAAAGTCCCATCCCTTGGAACTGCAAAAAACTCAAAATCATTAGGCATAAAATAAAAAACAAAAATCCAAAATAAGTAGAATACCAAATCGGGAGATTCGACTTACCCGTTGGATTTCGGATCATCCAATCCGTTATGATTTGTTCCGATTGTTTGGGTAAGGCAGTTTCATTTCTACCGAGAAGTACAAGTAAGGTTTCCCTAACCCAAATCCCTAGAATGGAACCAAGGAATAGTCCCACCAATTGGTATGAGCCAACCATTGGAATCCCAGAAAGGTAAGGCAATCGGACAAAGGTAATGGCAGCCATACTTGTCCAGACTCTCCCCCATTTCCTTTGGTACAATTGTGGAAAAAATCCAAACGAAAACTGGAGTAAAAACGAAGGGTAAAAAAATTCAGAAGGAACCGGTTCCACATACCGGTGTAAGTTCCATACGAGTAAACTCGCTCCAAAGAAAAAAACTAAGTCAAGGATTGGTAAAGAACGTAACCGGTCTAAAAATCTCACGATAGAAAGAGTTTAAGGAACGGTATGACGAATCAAATGTATTTTCAATTGGGAAGAGAATTAGAAGGAGATTGCATGTAAAGAAATGCGAAAAAAAGAGTAATGGAGAAAGAAGGACGAGTGGTGAATTGACCTTTCGGATTTTGGAATAATTCGATTCTCTCTAGTCGAGAGAATCTACATCCATTCCAGTTGTGGGGTACGCCGAAAGAGAATCCATTCGGTAACCACCAGCGCGGTTACGGCTTTTCGCCATTTGTTCCGCAAATTCTACAGTGAATCTTGTCCACGGGATTGCTTTGAGTCTTGCAAGAGGGATTTTTTTCTTTGTCCCTTCACAGATTCCATAGGTTCCGTTTTCAATTTTCTCTAAAGCGAGTTCGATCTCACGTAGAGTCTCAATTTCGTTTTCAGTCAAAACAGAAGTGAGCGCTTCTGAATTGAGTTCGGATGCGATGTCTGCAATATCTCCCATTTCCTTGAGGCCAGAAGGAGAACTTGTGTCTTCCCACTGGTTGAGTTTGATGAGAAGAGATTCTTTTTTCTCTTGGAGGAGCTCACGCACCTCTTCGATGAACTTCTTGTCGACTCCCTTTTCGGCGGAGGATTTTGCAGCTGGTTTAGGCATCTTATTCCTTAGACTTTGGATTCCTTGTGATCCGTATGTGATTTGCAATATTTGCAATATTTTTTTGTCACAAGTTTTTCCGACTTTGTCTTTTTATTCTTAGTCTGGAAGTAATTTGACCGCCCAGGTATCGCACATGGGACACAGGTTAGTTTTATGATTTCTCTCATAATTTATGCCATGACGTACCGACCCCATATATAGTCAATTCACAATAGCGGGTTTTTTCGGCTCTCTTCGAAAATAGGTCGCAAAGAGACTCCCCAAGAGCGAATGTGTCAGGCTCGAGAGAGCACTCGGTATCGCTGTGCTCGGATCGAGAAAATGGGTTTTAGCAAGCACTGCCCCAAGCCCTGAATTCTGCATCCCCACCTCAATGGAGATGGTTTGGGAAATTTTTGCATCACGTGTCAACACCCAGGCAAAAATTCCGCCGAATCCAAACCCACCTAAATGCAAAAAGACCACGGCAAAGAAGATTCGGTAGTCAGAAGTTAAGATGGTTTCTTTCCCACTGGCAATGATGGAAGCCACAATCATCGCAATGAGGAGTACAGAAAGTACGGGGAATACATCCTTTGTTTTCTCGGTAACCTTTGGGAAAAAAGATTTGAGAAAAAGACCAAGACCAACGGGTAGAAGGATGACTTGGAAGGTGGTAAGAACAAGACCCAAACGATCAATCTCCAACCGACTCCCTATGAAAAAAGCAACAAGGGCTGGTGTGAACGCAATTCCAAGGATTGTGGAAACGGATGTAAGTGTGACACTGAGGGGAACATTGGCCTTTGCAAGAAATGTGATGACGTTTGATGCGGTTCCTCCCGGGCAACAAGAAACAAGGATGAGTCCCACTGCATAGACTTCTGGTAAATCGAACCAATACCCAAGTGAATAACCTAACAAAGGCATAATGGAATATTGCAATGTTGTACCAATAAGAATTGGTTTTGGTTGTCTAAAGATCCTAAGGAAGTCTTCTACTTCCAAAGAGAGCCCCATCCCAAGCATGATGAGACCTAAACTATAGGTAATCCAATGGCCCTTAAACCAAACCAGTTTTTCAGGTTCTAAAAATCCAAACCCAGCAATTCCTAACAATACAAGAGGAAAGGCGTTTACAATTAATTTTGAGAGATGAGTTAACACGATAATTGAAAATAGTCCCCGATCCTAAAATCCTTTCAGATTACACTAAATCCAAATAAGATTGTAAATAGGTTTTCACACGATTTATATGTTCTCCTTCAATTCCTATATGAGGTGCCATCCGAAGTCGCCCCAACCGAACCGCTGTGATGATTCCATTTTGTTTCAGATGGGCCTGGATGGCTTCTGGTTGGAATTTTTTAGGGTCTTTGTGCCCTGTAATGGCGAGAATTCCTGTTTTGACATCAGGGAAAGCATCTGATTCTAAAGAAAATCCTAACTCGTGTAACATGTCTTTTAACATCCCTGCTACTTCATAGATCCTTTCCTGGACACGTGAAAATCCAAGTGTGGACAACATTTTGAGTGAGGCATAAAAATAAATCCAATCATTGAAATTAATTGTACTTTGTTCAAATTGTTCTGCTGCGGGTTTCCATTCATCGCGGTATGGAAAATAATTGGAATCGTTTACGACACTTGCTTGTCCTTTGAAAACCAATTGGAAACCTTTTGATTCTTCTTTGGAAATGTAAATGACACCAAGTCCCAGAGGACCAAGTAACCATTTCCAAGCAGCAAAGGCACAAAATGCTACCTTTGTTTTAGAAAAGTCAAGGGGGATATGGCCAACTGCTTGGCTTCCGTCAATCACAAGTTTAGTTCCAAAACTTTCACATAATTTAGAAACTGCATCCATATCAAACACTACTCCCGTGCACCAGTGAACAGGTGATAGGCTAAGGAGAAACACATCATTTTTTTCTAATTCTTGTTTTAGATTTTCTAAAAATTCCGTTGGTGTTTTGCCAACTTTGATAAACTCTAAACTCACACCTTTGTTTTGCCAATGTTCCCAAGGGTATACATTACTTGGGTATTCATTTTCCAAAACCAAAATCCGTTTGCCTTTGGGGATTTGGATGCTATGAGAATAAAAATTCATCCCCTCACTGGTGTTATGTACAATTCCAATCTCTGTGGGATCACAATGTAATATTTCCGCAAGATAACCACGAATTTCTTTTTTGATTACGGGTTCCGAAAAATTAGGAGTGAAGATCCCCATTTTTGCATATTCTTGTAAGTAGACATTCATCACTTCAATGGCATAGGTCGAAACAGGAGTGGTTCCACAATAGTTCAACCAAACCGATTCTTTTTGTACGGGGAAATACTCGGAAATGCCTTTCCAGTTTGAAAATTGGGGAAAAGAAGGGATCACTGATGGAGATTGGGACATGTAAAAATAGAAATATCTGAAGCGACAGAAGAGAAAAGTAAAAAAAAATGGGACCGTGCAATCTTCAAGGATTTACCTCTCTCGTTCTGCTTTTAGCCATAATATTGCTCTTTTTCGAAAACTGATTGGTCCCAAATCAAAATTCACGGCCATCGTGAAATCCAATGCTTACGGACACGGCCTACTTGCCACGGCATCCATTGCTCTTGATGCTGGTGCTGATTATTTGGGAGTCAATTCCCTAGAAGAAGCGGCGTCCATCCGTCGTGTGTTTTCCAAAGCCACCATTCTCATCATGGGAAGTATTCCCAATTTACACGAAAGAAAGGCAGAACTTGCTGATGAGAACTTTTGGGTAATGGTTTCTCGCGTAGAGGAAATTGAAATTTTAGCAAAACTTTCCCCCACTCCCAAAATCCATTTAAAGGTTGATACTGGGATGAGCCGTTTGGGGATCCCCATACAAAATGCCGAAGTCATTGCCAAAGAAATTGCAGAAAAAAAGCTCCCCCTTTCTGGGATCGCGACTCACTTTGCGAGTACGGAAGATTTTACAGAACATAGTTATTCCATGTTACAACTAGGAAGGTTCCAAGAAACGATCGATACATTCGCTAAACACGGGTTTATCGATCTAATCTGCCACTGTGCTTCTTCGGCTTCGGCGATGTTATTTTCTGAAGCAAGGATGGACCTAGTACGTGTGGGAATTTCCCTTTACGGACTTTGGCCAAGTCTCGAAACCAAACTTTCTCTTTCTCTCATGAAAAAAGATGTGGGAATGTTAAAACCTGCTCTCAGTTGGAAAACACAAATCCAACACATCCAAAACCTAAACCCAGGTACATTTATAGGGTATGGATCTTCTTTTAAAACGACTCATGAAACAAGGCTTGCTGTTGTGCCTGTTGGGTATTACGAAGGCCTTGATCGAAAGCTTTCTAACCATGGTTATATGCTCGTTAATGGGGAACGTGCCAGAATATTAGGAAGGATTTGTATGAATATGACGATGCTTGACATCACCCATATTCCTGATGCTAAAATTGGTGACGATGTTGTGATTTTAGGAAAATCTGGAAACGAAGTGATCTCTGCCGATGACCATGCCACTTGGACTGGTACCATCAACTATGAAGTGGTGACTAAAATTTTGGGATCCTTCCCTCGTATAATAGAAGATTAGAGGACCTTATGTCAGAACGACAAACATACAATTGGAAAAATCATCGACTTACTTATGTTAGGCATAAGTCTCTCAATCCCAAATCCAAAGAAATCATTGTCCTAATAGGAGGTTGGTGTTCGGCAGCTGGGTATTGGGGTCTCAACATTCCTTTTTTTCGAACTTTGGGAGAAGTCATCGAACTCGATTTAGTAGGCCATTACCCAGCGGAAATTTTTGACCAAAAAAAAGGCCTTACCCTCCAAGATTTTTTAGAAACACAGGCCCAAGGGATTTGGGCTGCAGCGGGAGAAAAAGACATCACACTTGTTGGCCACTCTACTGGTGGAATGGCAGTCCTTGCCATTGCCTCCCTTTTCCCACAACGCATCAAACAAGTGATATCCATTGCACCTTTTGTACATGGGCCAGTCCCTGGGATCTTAAAAATAGGAGTTGTAGGGTTACGTGCCAACTTAGGAACCTTTTTTGACTTTGGATTTAAGATTGGGAAGTCCCTACCGAAAGCATTACAAATTGGATTTTCGTATGGAGTGTATGACTCGAAAGCCTTTCATGAAAGAGAAGATATCAAACAATTCCTAAAAGAATACAACCCTCAATTTGAATGTTTGAATCCAAGGCAAATCCTCATGATCTTAGAGATGCTCGACCGCACAGACATCCGTCCCATTGTATTTGGAAACCAAGTGCCAACACTCATCATGCGAGGAGAAGAAGATCCTATCATTCCAGGAAAAGATGTGATGGAATTAGAAAGAACAACACCACATGTAAAAGCCGTATTGTTTTCAGAATGTGGACATTTTGTTCACATGGAAAAACAAAAAGCAGCAGAGAAAGTGATGAAAGATTTTCTTCTCATGAAAAAATCTTCTGCTAGTAAGAAGTCCTTTTTTTAAATTCAAAACTTTCGGTGGTGTAAACTCGGTAAGGCATTACGAATCTCAGAAAGTTTTTCCATTTCGATGGTAGCGATGGCATATCCTTCTTCGGAATCGAGCTCCGCTAAAATCTCTCCCCAAGGAGAGATGATGAGTGAGTGACCAAAGGTTTTTCGTTTTCCATGTGGGTCATGGGTTCCCGTCTGGCCTGGTGCGAGGACATACATTAAATTTTCTATGGCCCTTGCCCGAAGGAGAACATGCCAATGGGCTTCTCCTGTAGGAACTGTAAAAGCAGCGGGTAAAAAACACAAATCCACACCTTGTTTGGATAAGGCACGAAAGAGTTCTGGAAAACGCAGGTCATAACAAATGGCAGAAGAGATATTTCCGTATTCTGTTGCGACTATATTTGGAATTTTTTCTCCCGCTTCTGTTTGATTGGATTCTTTGTAAGGAAATCCGTCTCCGATAACCGCATCAAACAAATGCACTTTGTGGTAACGGAATACTTCCTCTCCGTTTGGGTTGAAAATGACAGCTGTATTGAACACCTTTCCAGTTGGTGCTTTAGTAGGGAATCCACCTCCTAAAAGATAAATCCCAAGATCCTTTGCCGTTTCTTTTAAAAAGGAAAAGGTTTCTTCCTCAATTTGGCCAAGTAGGTTTTGTTTTTCGGATTCACTTCCCATAAAGGAAAAATTTTCAGGAAGCCCAATGACTTTGGCGCCGGCCTTTGCCGCACCTTCCACAAGTTGCCTACACTTGGTTAGGTTATTTGAGACTCTTGCTGTACTTGTGACTTGCACAACGGCGGCTTTAAAATTCATTATCATAAATGAGGACTTTTATGAACCACCAATCAGAAAAAATCAATCATATCTTAGAAGCACTTCCTTATTTGATCAAATATTCTGGAAAAACCATCGTCATCAAATATGGTGGAGCGGCCATGGTGGAGGAAGAACTGAAAGCTTCTTTTGCAGAAGACATTGTTTTACTCAAATACTTAGGAATCAATCCTGTTGTGGTCCATGGTGGTGGGCCTGAAATTAATTCTCTTATCAAATCACTAAACCTGAACACGCAGTTCATCCGAGGCCATCGTGTGACGGATGAAGCGACGATGGAAGTGGTAGAGATGGTTCTCACTGGTAAAGTGAACAAACAAATAGTTTCTCTCATCCAAGAAAAGGGAGGAAAACCCGTTGGCCTTTCCGGTAAAGATGGTAGCCTTGCTATTGCTGAAAAATACCTCATGGAAGTCGAAGGAGAGGATGGCAAAACTCAAAAAATCGACTTGGGACTTGTTGGTGAAATTACATCAGTTGACCCAAATATCATCCTCACCTTACAACGAGAAGGTTTTATTCCGATCATTTCCCCAGTTGCCATGTCAAAAGAAGGCCAAACTCTTAATATCAATGCTGACACTATGGCAGGAGCAATTGCACAAGCACTCCATGCTGACAAACTCATTTTACTCACTGACACTCCTGGGATCCTGATTGATGGCCAATTGGTAACTGGTCTCAAAAAAGTCGATATTCATACTTATATAAAAACTGGACAGATCTCTGGTGGCATGATACCAAAAGTAGAGTGTTGTTTGGGTGCGATTGATTCTGGAGTCAAACGTGCTCATATTATCGATGGTCGAGTGCCCCATTCCGTCTTAATTGAGATTTTGACAAACCAAGGGATTGGAAGTTTGATTGAACAAGGATAGATTTGGATGCCTACGAAACTTTTAACATTAAGTCTGATTTCTGATATAACGAGTCGTATCAATTCACAAGAAGATTTGGATACACTTCTCGGTGAAATCATGGGAATCACTCGTGATGTTTTACAAACGGAAGGATCTTCCTTACTCCTTTATGATAAAGAAAATGACCAACTGGTTTTTAATACAACAAGTGGACTCAAAGAAGAATCCCTTGCTCACCTAACGGTTCCTAGGGGAAAAGGAATTGCTGGTATGGTTCTTGAAACTCTCAAACCAGAAATTGTAAACGATGCAGCAAACGACCCACGAATTTTCAAAGCAATTGACCAAAAAGTTGGGTATGTAACAAAAAATTTAATTTGTGTTCCCATGGTTGCCCAAGGGGAAGTGCAAGGTGTACTCGAAGCAGTAAATTCACTCGATAATAGAGATTTCAACCAAACCGATATCAAAATCCTTCGTTACCTTTCGAACTTAGCTGCCATTGCGGTGAAAAACCGACTCCTCATTGATAATTTAAATCTCAGAGCAAACGAACTCAATTGTCTCTTCCAAATTTCACAGGCCCTTGCCAATATCCAAAGTTCGGATGAATTTATGGACCTTGCCGTCAAAACCATTTCTGAAGTGTTACAAGTGGACCGTGTTTGCCTCAATTTCGAAAAAATTGAAAAACGAGGACTCCCCCGTTCTAAGTCCAAAGGTTTTTCCGACCAAATCCAAGATGAGGATGTTGTCGGACTTCTCTTCAATGATAAATCTGATTGGATGTTCAAAGGTTTTAAAATCATCACTGCAAGTTCACCCCAAGGAATGCAACTCACTCATAAGGGACTATTCCAACACAGTATGATTTTATTCCCCATCCTGAAAAACAAAGAGTGGTTAGGTTCCCTTGTTGTGTCAGACAAAACCTCTCGCACTCGTTTTGATGAAATGGACATTCGTATCCTTCGCACACTTACAAACCAAGTTGGGGAAGCATACACAGCCTTACAGGTAAAGATCCAAAGTGAACGTTTGAAAAATATCGATCGTGACATGCAAGTCGCGGCCATGATTCAAAAACATTCCCTTCCCATCATTCCAAAACAATACTCACTTCTCGAATTTGATACCTACTACCAAGCATCACGTGAGATTGGTGGGGACTTTTATGATATGGTCGTACATGGAAAAGACGAAGTATCTGTCATCATTGCCGATGTTTCGGGGAAAGGAACCCCTGCGGCACTGTTTATGGAAT encodes:
- a CDS encoding TraR/DksA family transcriptional regulator, coding for MPKPAAKSSAEKGVDKKFIEEVRELLQEKKESLLIKLNQWEDTSSPSGLKEMGDIADIASELNSEALTSVLTENEIETLREIELALEKIENGTYGICEGTKKKIPLARLKAIPWTRFTVEFAEQMAKSRNRAGGYRMDSLSAYPTTGMDVDSLD
- the alr gene encoding alanine racemase, whose translation is MQSSRIYLSRSAFSHNIALFRKLIGPKSKFTAIVKSNAYGHGLLATASIALDAGADYLGVNSLEEAASIRRVFSKATILIMGSIPNLHERKAELADENFWVMVSRVEEIEILAKLSPTPKIHLKVDTGMSRLGIPIQNAEVIAKEIAEKKLPLSGIATHFASTEDFTEHSYSMLQLGRFQETIDTFAKHGFIDLICHCASSASAMLFSEARMDLVRVGISLYGLWPSLETKLSLSLMKKDVGMLKPALSWKTQIQHIQNLNPGTFIGYGSSFKTTHETRLAVVPVGYYEGLDRKLSNHGYMLVNGERARILGRICMNMTMLDITHIPDAKIGDDVVILGKSGNEVISADDHATWTGTINYEVVTKILGSFPRIIED
- the rpmG gene encoding 50S ribosomal protein L33, whose protein sequence is MREIIKLTCVPCAIPGRSNYFQTKNKKTKSEKLVTKKYCKYCKSHTDHKESKV
- a CDS encoding alpha/beta fold hydrolase; translated protein: MSERQTYNWKNHRLTYVRHKSLNPKSKEIIVLIGGWCSAAGYWGLNIPFFRTLGEVIELDLVGHYPAEIFDQKKGLTLQDFLETQAQGIWAAAGEKDITLVGHSTGGMAVLAIASLFPQRIKQVISIAPFVHGPVPGILKIGVVGLRANLGTFFDFGFKIGKSLPKALQIGFSYGVYDSKAFHEREDIKQFLKEYNPQFECLNPRQILMILEMLDRTDIRPIVFGNQVPTLIMRGEEDPIIPGKDVMELERTTPHVKAVLFSECGHFVHMEKQKAAEKVMKDFLLMKKSSASKKSFF
- a CDS encoding bile acid:sodium symporter family protein, with product MLTHLSKLIVNAFPLVLLGIAGFGFLEPEKLVWFKGHWITYSLGLIMLGMGLSLEVEDFLRIFRQPKPILIGTTLQYSIMPLLGYSLGYWFDLPEVYAVGLILVSCCPGGTASNVITFLAKANVPLSVTLTSVSTILGIAFTPALVAFFIGSRLEIDRLGLVLTTFQVILLPVGLGLFLKSFFPKVTEKTKDVFPVLSVLLIAMIVASIIASGKETILTSDYRIFFAVVFLHLGGFGFGGIFAWVLTRDAKISQTISIEVGMQNSGLGAVLAKTHFLDPSTAIPSALSSLTHSLLGSLFATYFRREPKKPAIVN
- a CDS encoding SpoIIE family protein phosphatase; this encodes MPTKLLTLSLISDITSRINSQEDLDTLLGEIMGITRDVLQTEGSSLLLYDKENDQLVFNTTSGLKEESLAHLTVPRGKGIAGMVLETLKPEIVNDAANDPRIFKAIDQKVGYVTKNLICVPMVAQGEVQGVLEAVNSLDNRDFNQTDIKILRYLSNLAAIAVKNRLLIDNLNLRANELNCLFQISQALANIQSSDEFMDLAVKTISEVLQVDRVCLNFEKIEKRGLPRSKSKGFSDQIQDEDVVGLLFNDKSDWMFKGFKIITASSPQGMQLTHKGLFQHSMILFPILKNKEWLGSLVVSDKTSRTRFDEMDIRILRTLTNQVGEAYTALQVKIQSERLKNIDRDMQVAAMIQKHSLPIIPKQYSLLEFDTYYQASREIGGDFYDMVVHGKDEVSVIIADVSGKGTPAALFMEFSKTVLQQEVSKTTSTSEALFNANQILQDKSGFLMFVTAMLVRINMTKKELTYSSAGHNLQIIYRKKHHKIQHLSGKGQPMGIGKCEFSEHTVSYLPGDLLVLYTDGVTEAMNLKEELFSEERLESVILSHINDPPEVIRQAILQKVSEFVGEAEPHDDLSLFIIRLN
- a CDS encoding YiiD C-terminal domain-containing protein; translated protein: MRNRTALLEYKVHPLWKFLEETYGFEEAFRIFKPYEGANILPKLVDQNTMVVSMPLVLSNTNYVGTHFGGSLYSMCDPFFMFLLMLNLGKDYMVWDKGAKIDFVKPGEGTVTATFHLPNSEFEEIKTILQKEKKTIRTYEVEVLGEDGKTVAKIIKDLYIRRLT
- the argB gene encoding acetylglutamate kinase, whose translation is MNHQSEKINHILEALPYLIKYSGKTIVIKYGGAAMVEEELKASFAEDIVLLKYLGINPVVVHGGGPEINSLIKSLNLNTQFIRGHRVTDEATMEVVEMVLTGKVNKQIVSLIQEKGGKPVGLSGKDGSLAIAEKYLMEVEGEDGKTQKIDLGLVGEITSVDPNIILTLQREGFIPIISPVAMSKEGQTLNINADTMAGAIAQALHADKLILLTDTPGILIDGQLVTGLKKVDIHTYIKTGQISGGMIPKVECCLGAIDSGVKRAHIIDGRVPHSVLIEILTNQGIGSLIEQG
- a CDS encoding aminotransferase class V-fold PLP-dependent enzyme, with the translated sequence MSQSPSVIPSFPQFSNWKGISEYFPVQKESVWLNYCGTTPVSTYAIEVMNVYLQEYAKMGIFTPNFSEPVIKKEIRGYLAEILHCDPTEIGIVHNTSEGMNFYSHSIQIPKGKRILVLENEYPSNVYPWEHWQNKGVSLEFIKVGKTPTEFLENLKQELEKNDVFLLSLSPVHWCTGVVFDMDAVSKLCESFGTKLVIDGSQAVGHIPLDFSKTKVAFCAFAAWKWLLGPLGLGVIYISKEESKGFQLVFKGQASVVNDSNYFPYRDEWKPAAEQFEQSTINFNDWIYFYASLKMLSTLGFSRVQERIYEVAGMLKDMLHELGFSLESDAFPDVKTGILAITGHKDPKKFQPEAIQAHLKQNGIITAVRLGRLRMAPHIGIEGEHINRVKTYLQSYLDLV
- a CDS encoding carbon-nitrogen hydrolase family protein, which translates into the protein MNFKAAVVQVTSTARVSNNLTKCRQLVEGAAKAGAKVIGLPENFSFMGSESEKQNLLGQIEEETFSFLKETAKDLGIYLLGGGFPTKAPTGKVFNTAVIFNPNGEEVFRYHKVHLFDAVIGDGFPYKESNQTEAGEKIPNIVATEYGNISSAICYDLRFPELFRALSKQGVDLCFLPAAFTVPTGEAHWHVLLRARAIENLMYVLAPGQTGTHDPHGKRKTFGHSLIISPWGEILAELDSEEGYAIATIEMEKLSEIRNALPSLHHRKF